One Gemmatimonadota bacterium genomic region harbors:
- a CDS encoding substrate-binding domain-containing protein yields MRVLRNPVITFAMVAVVATACGGGESGQRAEAFRIAMIAKSSTNPVFLAGRRGAEVAASELSKELGVTITIEWLTPPNEDGAVQAQRIAEAANSGANAILLSASDAGKVRGAVDEAVDRGVPVMTFDSDVPGSKRFSFYGGDDVQMGAHVMDELATQMGGKGKVAIIAGNQNALNLQNRVKGAREAAAKYPGITIVDAFYHAETPQDAAAEVLRMKNAYPEVNGIAMIGGWALFTRTLLTDLDANTMKIVSIDALPAQLAYLEAGLAPVLFAQQPYNWGYMSVKTIVDHVYLKKEVPPVVPMELVKVTKDNLGAWAQRLVDWGFTDVDPRYLALPR; encoded by the coding sequence ATGCGTGTCTTGCGGAATCCGGTCATCACGTTCGCCATGGTCGCCGTGGTGGCCACGGCATGCGGTGGGGGAGAGTCTGGGCAACGCGCCGAGGCATTCCGCATCGCGATGATCGCGAAGAGTTCCACCAATCCCGTCTTTCTCGCGGGGCGACGCGGGGCGGAAGTGGCGGCGTCGGAGCTGTCGAAGGAACTGGGCGTGACCATCACCATCGAGTGGTTGACCCCGCCGAATGAGGACGGGGCGGTTCAGGCGCAACGGATTGCGGAAGCGGCAAACTCTGGCGCGAATGCCATCCTGCTCTCGGCGAGTGATGCGGGGAAGGTTCGCGGTGCGGTGGATGAAGCCGTCGACCGTGGCGTACCCGTGATGACGTTCGACAGTGACGTGCCGGGATCCAAGCGGTTCTCCTTCTATGGTGGTGACGACGTCCAGATGGGGGCCCACGTGATGGATGAGTTGGCCACCCAAATGGGCGGGAAGGGGAAGGTCGCGATCATCGCCGGGAACCAGAACGCCCTGAACCTGCAGAATCGTGTGAAGGGCGCGCGCGAGGCCGCCGCGAAGTATCCGGGCATCACCATCGTGGATGCGTTCTATCATGCCGAGACCCCACAAGATGCCGCGGCCGAGGTGCTGCGAATGAAAAACGCGTATCCCGAGGTCAACGGCATCGCGATGATCGGCGGATGGGCGTTGTTCACGCGGACGCTGCTTACGGACCTGGACGCGAACACGATGAAGATCGTCTCCATCGATGCGCTTCCGGCGCAGTTGGCGTACCTGGAAGCTGGGCTGGCGCCCGTGTTGTTCGCCCAGCAGCCCTACAACTGGGGATACATGTCGGTGAAAACGATTGTCGACCATGTGTATCTCAAGAAGGAGGTGCCGCCGGTGGTGCCGATGGAGCTGGTGAAGGTGACGAAGGACAACCTGGGCGCGTGGGCGCAGCGGCTGGTGGATTGGGGCTTCACGGATGTGGATCCCCGGTACCTCGCACTCCCGCGCTGA
- a CDS encoding sugar ABC transporter ATP-binding protein yields the protein MWIPGTSHSRADPAVGLPRIRFRGITRRFPGIVALRDVSFDVAAGSCHAICGENGAGKSTLGRVLAGLAVADEGTIELDGQHVRFVSPRHALDAGVAMVHQELSFCENLTVGDNLCLGGLPHRRGLVDEQELRRRALDLLAATGATIDPSQPVHALGIADRQLVQIAAAVGQGARVIVFDEPTSSLGDPESQRLFGLIRGLCARGVTVLYVSHRMPEIFALCDTITVLRDGAHVATQPASQLDEATLVRLMIGRDVGSYYPQHASQPPGEERLCVERLSSPGRFADVSLRVCAGEVVGLAGLVGAGRSEVAQAIFGLDSACRGDVYVRGTKLRPGSPRDAMRAGLGLVPEDRKRQGLVLGMRAMENASLPVLPRFARAGWVDLEAEAVAVDASFARVGVRHGGREAVVGSLSGGNQQKVVMARWLTAGSDIILLDEPTRGVDVGAKAELHRWIDERASEGAAFLLVSSELPELLALSTRIVVLREGRVHAEVARRDATQDGLLRLMAGLD from the coding sequence ATGTGGATCCCCGGTACCTCGCACTCCCGCGCTGATCCCGCGGTGGGTCTCCCACGCATCCGGTTTCGGGGGATCACCCGTCGCTTTCCGGGGATCGTGGCGCTTCGCGACGTCTCCTTTGACGTCGCGGCGGGGAGCTGCCACGCGATTTGCGGCGAGAACGGTGCGGGCAAGAGCACCCTGGGGCGCGTGCTCGCCGGCCTGGCCGTTGCCGACGAAGGGACGATCGAACTCGACGGGCAACACGTGCGCTTCGTGTCGCCACGCCATGCGCTCGATGCTGGCGTGGCGATGGTGCACCAGGAGCTCTCGTTCTGCGAGAACCTGACGGTGGGCGACAACCTGTGCCTGGGCGGGCTGCCACATCGGCGCGGGCTGGTGGATGAGCAGGAGCTTCGTCGCCGGGCACTGGACCTGCTCGCGGCCACTGGCGCCACGATCGACCCGTCCCAGCCGGTCCACGCGCTGGGCATCGCGGACCGGCAATTGGTGCAGATCGCCGCCGCCGTCGGCCAGGGAGCGCGGGTGATCGTCTTCGATGAACCCACGAGTTCCCTCGGTGACCCCGAGTCGCAACGCTTGTTTGGGTTGATCCGCGGGCTGTGCGCCCGCGGGGTGACGGTGCTATACGTGTCACATCGCATGCCCGAGATCTTTGCGCTGTGCGACACGATCACCGTGTTGCGCGATGGCGCGCACGTGGCCACGCAGCCCGCGAGCCAGCTGGACGAGGCGACCCTCGTGCGCCTGATGATCGGGCGGGATGTGGGTTCATACTATCCACAGCACGCTTCGCAGCCGCCGGGCGAAGAGCGGCTGTGCGTGGAGCGCCTCAGTTCGCCCGGGCGCTTCGCGGACGTCTCGTTGCGTGTGTGCGCCGGGGAGGTGGTCGGGTTGGCCGGGTTGGTTGGCGCCGGCCGTTCCGAGGTGGCGCAGGCGATCTTTGGTCTGGACAGCGCATGCCGTGGTGATGTGTACGTGCGCGGCACGAAGCTGCGCCCTGGCTCACCGCGCGATGCCATGCGCGCCGGACTGGGCCTCGTCCCTGAGGACCGGAAGCGTCAGGGACTCGTCCTCGGGATGCGCGCCATGGAAAACGCGTCACTTCCGGTCCTTCCACGCTTCGCCCGGGCGGGTTGGGTGGACCTGGAGGCCGAGGCCGTCGCCGTGGATGCGAGCTTCGCGCGCGTTGGTGTGCGCCATGGTGGGCGCGAGGCGGTCGTCGGGTCGCTGTCCGGCGGGAACCAGCAGAAGGTGGTGATGGCCCGCTGGCTCACCGCGGGGAGCGACATCATCCTGCTGGATGAACCGACGCGTGGCGTGGACGTGGGGGCGAAAGCGGAGCTGCATCGCTGGATTGACGAGCGGGCGTCGGAGGGTGCCGCGTTCCTGCTCGTCTCGAGCGAGCTGCCGGAGTTGCTGGCGCTCTCGACCCGCATCGTCGTGCTTCGCGAGGGCCGCGTACACGCCGAGGTCGCGCGGCGAGACGCGACACAGGATGGATTGTTGCGATTGATGGCCGGGCTCGACTGA